The Spirosoma foliorum genome has a window encoding:
- a CDS encoding 3'-5' exonuclease, which yields MNYYLDTETTGLEVTDEVIEIALVDDDGNTVINTLCRPLQNTEWPGAQRIHGIAPADVLRDDLPTLADLAPQLSSILAGHTLIIYNVAFDRYYLSEAGVDLSKTEVHCCQDKYAVHYDDYSEYWGNYKFKKLTVAADEAEFRFEGSNPHRALWDALACRAVWQYLTVPGRMEEVKLLRDKRWQDEADQRQVRWFIEELEQKETARLNVVNKAWEERNYPFLGIRREQYYGHQAKESAAVFCRVATGYPLEEWNTWYKWCRLPKVRSGQFPETWKTRTDRTWYMLRSWQPIYLEPAQQTDYPKPVAMYVNSRGSLEPLYDPNQLTEGVDWVPIADGWPEGFVSITKLQREYKVRKKDLPNYRPAFLKRSKYDDYLLYPVPAGAPAPSAPVRLKVEQAIKEEANQEEDGLPF from the coding sequence ATGAACTACTATCTCGACACCGAAACTACAGGCCTTGAAGTTACTGATGAAGTGATTGAAATCGCTCTCGTTGATGATGATGGAAATACCGTTATCAATACACTTTGTCGGCCGTTACAGAACACAGAATGGCCCGGAGCCCAGCGCATTCATGGTATTGCTCCAGCTGATGTTTTACGAGATGATCTGCCAACGCTTGCTGATTTGGCTCCTCAACTCTCCAGTATTTTAGCTGGCCATACGCTGATCATTTACAACGTTGCCTTCGATCGGTATTATCTCAGCGAAGCCGGCGTCGATCTATCCAAAACAGAAGTTCATTGCTGTCAGGATAAGTACGCTGTTCATTATGACGACTATTCCGAGTACTGGGGTAATTATAAGTTTAAAAAACTCACAGTGGCGGCCGATGAAGCAGAGTTTCGTTTTGAAGGCTCCAACCCACACCGGGCGCTATGGGATGCGTTGGCCTGCCGGGCTGTCTGGCAATACCTGACCGTTCCGGGCCGAATGGAGGAAGTTAAGCTTCTGCGCGACAAGCGCTGGCAGGATGAAGCAGATCAGCGTCAGGTCAGATGGTTTATCGAGGAGCTGGAGCAAAAAGAAACGGCGCGCCTGAACGTTGTCAATAAAGCCTGGGAGGAACGCAATTACCCCTTTTTGGGTATTCGACGAGAGCAGTATTATGGCCATCAAGCCAAAGAGTCAGCAGCTGTGTTTTGCCGGGTGGCGACGGGCTATCCATTGGAGGAGTGGAATACCTGGTATAAATGGTGCCGGTTGCCAAAAGTTCGGTCAGGTCAATTTCCTGAGACATGGAAAACCCGAACCGACCGTACCTGGTACATGCTTCGTAGTTGGCAGCCTATTTATTTGGAGCCTGCCCAGCAGACTGATTACCCAAAGCCCGTGGCGATGTACGTCAATTCGCGCGGGAGCCTGGAGCCGCTATATGATCCTAATCAACTTACGGAAGGAGTCGACTGGGTGCCGATCGCCGACGGCTGGCCAGAGGGATTCGTATCAATCACGAAGCTGCAGAGAGAGTATAAGGTCAGAAAGAAGGATTTGCCGAATTACCGACCGGCTTTTTTGAAACGGAGCAAATACGATGATTATCTGTTGTATCCTGTACCCGCTGGTGCTCCAGCCCCAAGTGCTCCTGTTCGTCTTAAAGTTGAGCAAGCAATTAAGGAGGAAGCTAATCAAGAGGAGGATGGGTTGCCGTTTTAA
- a CDS encoding glycoside hydrolase family 19 protein, which produces MKPLTVDILVTCGADRKSAAKYVDWLNVLIVQYQINTFLRLAHFLAQMLHESDRMKATEEYASGAAYEGRKDLGNTVKGYGIKFKGRGGFQTTGYKNYLAFSRRHNIDCVDNPELLEEPQWWVTSACDYWKDRSLSIYADRDQVWQISCIVNIGHIPKPTEKRQFPNGWVERQAFLAKCKIALAVLF; this is translated from the coding sequence ATGAAACCACTAACCGTTGATATTCTTGTTACCTGCGGTGCCGATCGAAAGTCGGCCGCTAAATACGTAGATTGGCTGAATGTATTAATCGTGCAATATCAGATCAATACATTCCTCAGACTCGCTCACTTTCTGGCTCAGATGCTACACGAAAGCGACCGAATGAAAGCGACCGAAGAGTATGCATCCGGAGCCGCTTACGAAGGACGAAAGGATCTGGGTAATACCGTGAAAGGCTACGGGATCAAGTTCAAAGGTCGGGGAGGTTTTCAAACCACAGGTTATAAAAACTACCTGGCCTTTTCGCGCAGACACAATATTGATTGTGTCGATAATCCGGAACTACTGGAAGAGCCGCAGTGGTGGGTAACCTCCGCCTGTGACTACTGGAAGGATCGAAGTTTGTCGATCTATGCTGACAGGGATCAGGTATGGCAGATATCCTGCATTGTCAATATTGGTCATATCCCCAAACCCACGGAGAAGCGCCAGTTTCCGAATGGCTGGGTTGAGCGTCAGGCATTTTTAGCCAAATGTAAAATTGCACTGGCTGTACTGTTTTGA